TGGCGCGCGACCTCGGTCCCCGCGGCATCACCGTCAATATCGTCCATCCCGGCCCGACCGACACCGACATGAACCCGGCCGAAGGCGCGCATGCCGACCAGCAGCGCTCGCGGCTGCCGCTCGGCCATTACGGCAAGGCCACCGACATTGCCGCCGCGGTCGCCTATCTCGCCGGCGAGGATGCCGGTTTCGTCACCGGCGCCGCGCTCGCCGTTGACGGCGGTTTCGCCGCCTGACGCCAGCCGTCTACCTCAGGGTTCATCAACATGACCGTTCAGACGGCCGCCCGTTCGGGCAGCACCGACAAATTGCTCATTCTTGCGGCCGTCTGTTTCGCCGGCCTCTGCATGCCCTTGAGCTTCACCGCGCCGAGCGTGGCGCTGCCGGCGATCGGCCGGAATTTCGGCGTCAGCCCGGTGGCGCTCGGCTGGGTGATGAATGCCTTCATCCTGGCCTTCGGCTCCACCGTCATGGCCGCCGGCGCGCTCGCCGACCGCTACGGCCGCAAGCGCCTGTTCACCATTGGCATGGCCGCTTTCACCGTCATCTCGGCGGTTATCGGTTATGCGCCCAATCTGCTCGTCCTCGAGCTTCTGCGCGCCGTCCAGGGCGTCGCCGCCGCGCTTGCCATGGCCGGTGGCGCCGCCTCGCTCGCCCATGAATTCGACGGCGAGGCGCGCACCCGCGCCTATGGCATGCTCGGCACCAGTTTCGGCGTCGGGCTGGCGCTCGGGCCGGTCTGGGCCGGCTACCTGATCGAGACTTTCGGGTGGCGCTCGGTCTTTCTGACCGGCGTGGCGATCGGTCTTCTGGTCCTGGCTTTCGGCGTGCCGCGCATGAGCGAATCGCGCGATCCCGATGCCACCGGCGTCGATCCCTGGGGCACCGCGACCTTCACCGCGACGCTTCTCCTGTTCACCTTCGCCGTCATGGAAGCACCGCACCGGGGCTGGTCCGATGCCGGCGTCATCGCCATGCTGGCGGGGGCCGCCCTGATGCTCGGCCTGTTCATCCTGGTCGAGAAACTGCAGCAGCGCCCAATGCTCGATCTCAGCCTGTTCGCCTATCCGCGTTTCCTCGGCGCCCAGGCCCTGCCGCTCGCCACCGCCTTCGGTTTCGTCGTGCCGCTGGTCATCTTGCCGGCCCGTTTCATCGGTGCCGAGGGCATGACCGAGATCGAGGTTGGCCTGATGCTGCTGCCGCTCTGCCTGCCGATCGCCATCGTGCCGCTTCTCGGCGCCTTCCTCACCCGCTGGATCCCGGCAGCCACTCTTGCCGCCATCGGCCTGACACTGGCCGCGGCGGGGCTTGCCTGGCTCGCCACCGTCTCACCCGGCTCGCCGCGCATGGCCTTCATCCTGCCGCTGGCGCTGATCGGCATTGGCAGCGGCCTGCCCTGGGGGCTGATGGATGCGCTCGCCGTCAGCGTCGTGCCGAAGGAACGCGCCGGCATGGCAACCGGCATCTTCAGCACCGTCCGGGTCGCCGGCGAGGCCCTGGCGCTCGCCGCCACCGGCGCGGTGCTGATGGGCCTGACCCGGGCCGGCCTCGGCCCTGTCGCCGGCCGCGGCGAGGCGCAGTTGACCACGCTTGCCAACGAACTCGCCGGCGGCGGGCTGGCCCAGGCGTCGGTGCTGGCGCCGGAGCTCAGCCGCGCGGCGATGATGCTGGTCTATGGCGACGCCTACCGGTCGACGCTCATCGTGCTGGCGCTGATCAATCTCGCCACCGCAGTGATCGCGCTCTTGACCCTCCGGCCGCAACGCGCGGCCGGCATCGATGGGCATCAGGCCTGCCGGGCCTGATGCCGCCGGACCGGCGCCGCTTCCGCCGGCGGCGTCGGTCCGGACATCGTGAGGCGGTCAGGTGCTGACATAGTCGGACGCGCGATCCGCCGCGCGATCAGCGGCTGACGCCTGCTGCGCCTTGTCGCGCGCCGCGTCCTCCATCAGCTCGTACCACATGGCGTTGAGCACGGCGAAAGCGGCGGCCAATGGCAGGCCGAGAAGCCAGGAAAAATACCACATCGTTTTGCTCCGTCTCAGTAGGCGTGGCCGCCATGATCGGTGACCGAGGCTTCGTCGACCTTGCCCCACAGCACCCAGTAGACCCAGCTCGTATAAGCGATGATCAGCGGCAGGAAGATCGCGCAGGACACCAGCATGATGAACAGGGTCAGATGGCTGGAGGACGAATCCCACACGGTCAGGCTGGCGCGCGGATCGATCGACGAGGGCAGGATGAACGGGAACATCGCGACACCGACGGTCGCCACGATGCCGATCACCGCAAGCTTGCTGGCGCCAAAGGTGGTCAGTTCGCGTTTCGACCTGAGGCCGAAAAAGGCACCGAGCGCGCCGAGGAAGCCGAGCGCCGGCACGGCCAGAAGCCAGGGCCTCGCCGCATAATTGGCGAACCAGACGCCGTGCTCGCGGGCGACCGTCTTCAGAAGCGGGTTCGACGGTCCGTTGGTCACCAGCGCGCTGGTGATGCGATAGCCGTCGACGAACAGCCAGAGGATGACGCCGCAAAGCGCGAACAGCGCAATGACCGCGAGTGCCGCCAGGCTGCCATAGGCCCGCGCCCGGTCGCTCACCGGACCTTCGGTCTTGAGCGCCAGCCAGGCGCCGCCATGCATGATCATCATGGCGACCGACAGGAGCCCGCACAAAAGCGCGAAGGGGTTGAGCAGGCCGAAGAACGAACCGTCATAGAAGATGCGCAGGTCGGCATCGAAGCGGAACGGCACGCCCTGCAGCACATTGCCGACCGCCACGCCGAAGATCAGCGCCGGCACGAAGCCGCCGGTGAACAGCGCCCAGTCCCAGGCCTGGCGCCAGCTCGGGCTCTCGCGCTTGCTGCGGTACTTGAAGCCGACCGGACGAAGGATCAGCGCCGCCAGCACCGCGAACATGGCGAGATAGAAGCCGGAGAACGACACGGCATAGAGCGCCGGCCAGGCGGCGAAGATGGCGCCGCCGCCGAGGATCAGCCAGACCTGATTGCCCTCCCAGACCGGCCCGATGGTGTTGATGGCAACGCGCCGTTCGAGATCGGTGCGGCCGACGAAGGGCAGGAGGATGCCGACGCCAAGATCGAAGCCGTCGGTCACGGCGAAGCCGATCAGCAGCACGCCGAGCAGCACCCACCAGATCAGGCGCAAGGTTTGATAGTCGATCAGTTCGTGCAGGATCATGGTCTTCACTCCGCAGGCACGACGAGGGGCGACAGCAGGGCCGCTTCCGGCTCCTGGTCGGGTTCGGGCCCGGCCTTGATCGCCCGGATCATCAGGCCCATCTCGATGACGAACAGCACCGTGTAGATCAGTGCGAAACAGATGATGGTGAACAACACCTGGCCGACGCCGAGGCTCGACACCGCGGCGGCCGTCGGCAGCACGCCCTCGATCACCCAGGGCTGGCGGCCGAGCTCGGCGACGATCCAGCCGGCCTCCGCCGCGATCCAGGGCAGCGGAATGGCCATGACCGCGATGCGCAGCAGGATCGGATAGCGGTCCAGCATGCGCCGCGCCGACAGGATGAAGAAGGTCGCGGTCAAGAGGATGAAGAACATGCCGAGCCCGACCATGATCCGGAACGACCAGAACAGCGGCGCCACCGCCGGCACGGTATCCCAGGCCGCCTTGTCGATCTGGGCATCGGTCGCCAGGCGCGGGTCGTCGACATAACGTTTCAAGAGCAGGGCATAACCGAGCTCGGCGCCATTGGTTTCGAAGGCGGCCCTGGCCTCCGCCGGGATGGCGGCGGTGCTGCCGGCGGCGCGGATCTTCTGCAACGCGTCGTAAGCCGTGATGCCGAGCCGGATGCGGGTCTTGGCCCGCTCGACCAGATTGGTGATGCCGGGGATCTCGGTGGTCAGCGAGCGCGTGCCGATCAGGCCCATCACCCAGGGCACGTGAATGGCATAATGGGTCTCGCGCGCGGCCTGGTCGGGAAAGCCGATCAGGGTGAA
This portion of the Phreatobacter stygius genome encodes:
- a CDS encoding MFS transporter; protein product: MTVQTAARSGSTDKLLILAAVCFAGLCMPLSFTAPSVALPAIGRNFGVSPVALGWVMNAFILAFGSTVMAAGALADRYGRKRLFTIGMAAFTVISAVIGYAPNLLVLELLRAVQGVAAALAMAGGAASLAHEFDGEARTRAYGMLGTSFGVGLALGPVWAGYLIETFGWRSVFLTGVAIGLLVLAFGVPRMSESRDPDATGVDPWGTATFTATLLLFTFAVMEAPHRGWSDAGVIAMLAGAALMLGLFILVEKLQQRPMLDLSLFAYPRFLGAQALPLATAFGFVVPLVILPARFIGAEGMTEIEVGLMLLPLCLPIAIVPLLGAFLTRWIPAATLAAIGLTLAAAGLAWLATVSPGSPRMAFILPLALIGIGSGLPWGLMDALAVSVVPKERAGMATGIFSTVRVAGEALALAATGAVLMGLTRAGLGPVAGRGEAQLTTLANELAGGGLAQASVLAPELSRAAMMLVYGDAYRSTLIVLALINLATAVIALLTLRPQRAAGIDGHQACRA
- the cydB gene encoding cytochrome d ubiquinol oxidase subunit II, with amino-acid sequence MILHELIDYQTLRLIWWVLLGVLLIGFAVTDGFDLGVGILLPFVGRTDLERRVAINTIGPVWEGNQVWLILGGGAIFAAWPALYAVSFSGFYLAMFAVLAALILRPVGFKYRSKRESPSWRQAWDWALFTGGFVPALIFGVAVGNVLQGVPFRFDADLRIFYDGSFFGLLNPFALLCGLLSVAMMIMHGGAWLALKTEGPVSDRARAYGSLAALAVIALFALCGVILWLFVDGYRITSALVTNGPSNPLLKTVAREHGVWFANYAARPWLLAVPALGFLGALGAFFGLRSKRELTTFGASKLAVIGIVATVGVAMFPFILPSSIDPRASLTVWDSSSSHLTLFIMLVSCAIFLPLIIAYTSWVYWVLWGKVDEASVTDHGGHAY
- the cydX gene encoding cytochrome bd-I oxidase subunit CydX, which gives rise to MWYFSWLLGLPLAAAFAVLNAMWYELMEDAARDKAQQASAADRAADRASDYVST